TGGAGCTCAATGGAAGCAGCTCGTAAACTGTTTGATGTAAGTACTTGCAGAGATGTCATTACGTGGACCGCTTTGATTAATGGGTATGTAAAATCTGGCCAAGTTGAGTTTGCAAGGGAACTGTTTGATCAAATGCCCGAAAGAAATGAAGTTTCATGGAGTGCAATGATTACTGGGTATGTGCATATAGGGATGTTTAGAGAGGCTTTGGAACTCTTTAATGATATGCAGCTTACTGGTCTTCGTCCAAATCATGCCGGGATCGTAGGAGCCCTCACTGCTTGTTCATATCTTGGATCTTTGGATCATGGAAGGTGGATCCATGCATATGTGGATAGAAATGGAATGGAGTTAGATAGGGTTTTAGGCACTGCCCTTGTTGACATGTATGCCAAGTGCGGCTGCATCGAGATAGCATGTTCGGTATTTGAAAAGATGCCAGATAAGGATGTATTTGCTTTTACTTCTTTGATTTCGGGCCTAGCTAATCATGGTCAAAGTGCAGATGCAATTCAGTTGTTCGGTAGGATGCAAAGTGAAAAGGTTATTCCTAATGAAGTTACTTTTATATGTGTCCTAAGCGCTTGTAGTCGAATGGGATTGGTGGATGAAGGGTTAAGAATCTTCAATTGCATGAGTGTGGTTTATGGTATTGAGCCAGGTGTCCAGCACTATGGTTGTATGGTAGATCTTTTAGGGAGAGCTGGTCTGCTTGAAGAGGCAAAGAGATTAGTAAGAGAGATGCCTATGGAACCTGACTCTTATGTGCTGGGTGCATTGCTCAATTCTTGTAGGGTGCATGGTGATGTTGAGTTGGGGAAGGAGACAGTTGAGAGCTTGGTTGAGCGAGGTCTCGACCATGGTGGGGTTCATGTCTTGCTGTCTAACATGTATGCCTCTTCTAACCAATGGGATTGGGTAGTGAAGGTGAGGAAGGAGATGGGGGCTAAGAAGGTCAGAAAGGTACCAGGCTGTAGTTCGATTGAAATTGATGGCAGTGTGTCTGAATTCATTGCAGGAGACATGTCTTATTTGCGTGTGGAGGATGTCATGCTGGTTCTGTTAGGGATTGATAATCACTTGAAATGCCTTTTTCTTGCTGATGATAATACTAATTCCAATATGATCGCCTATTAAGTTGTAAATCAAGGGCCATAAGCACATTGCCCCCTTTCTGCTAGGAAACCAAGCCTTACAGTGGTGTTTTTGTTATGATGCTGCATAAGGACCGGTAGAATGCAAATACGTCAGAATTTATCAATTTGCGTGACTGCATAATAGACTATTTCTTtaagtttatattcaaatatctaTAACTCGAATAAATATTAAAGTGCATGATTGGACCGAATTAAAATATatcctaataaatttcacatattatAAAATGGTAAAgtacaccaacagtcactcaactttcaggtagctgacaaaacagtcatcttagtttcattttagtcacttaactttaaaaaattgacaAAATAGTCACTAACGTTATAAAAAAGTGACAGAACAGTTATTGATTAATAGTTTCCGTTAAGACACTAGCAAGACCGCTGATGTAGCAAGTTAACTAGCTGATGGGGCCAGTTAACTTGCCACATTGGTGAAGTAGCAGATGGGTCAAGGTTTGGGGTGGGTTTAGGGAAAAAATTTGAAGGGTTAGGTTGGTTTAAGACAAAACAACAGAAATTGATTGTGATTAAGGGGAGGAGGGAAAGAAAATTTGAAGAGCTTGATTCTTTGCAATGAAGCACTGAAGCACATGGCTCAATCGTTTACATTCCCCTTCTAAATACCTACTCTTCATCTCAAGATCCTTGACATACATCTTCCTCTCCATTGATCTCACAACTACATCTCTGTTTCTCAACTGCCTGAAAAAGAAACCATTCAGATCCATTAATTGCAGTAATATCATTTATTATCTTCAGTTTTGGCTATTTGCAAAATACTTGGGTTTGTATGAAAATTGGGAAGATCAATCAAGCTTTAAAAGTAAAACTAGATTGAGATTAAGTTCCCCAGGTAAGCTATTACACCTCTACTTCAAATTAGACATGCAACTAACAAAATTGAAACTAAATGAAGTTTCAAAGAACAATAAACAAAGACGATAAATTAGGAATATCAATTTATACCTTTTCTATTTCTTAGCAATGGGATCGTCTTTATCAATGTCGGTGTGGGTCTGGCTCTATTTGTGCAAATCACCACCATCGACACCAACCACATCGCTGTCGCTATAAGGAGGTGACCAGTAAATCGACCAAGCATTTCCATTGTTTCTCTTCTCCTTCTCctccttcttctttttcttcttcttctcttctttttcttgatGCTAACTGGCCAGCTGGACGGTTAATGAAACCAAACAAGCTATCATCTGCCACGTCACTTTACCTTTACGTCTGTAAGGGAAAACAACAAAAAGGACTGTTTTGTCACTttttaaaagttgagtgactgaaatgaaaccaTTATGACTATTTTGTCAGCTACCTCAAAATTGAGTGACTGTTGATGTAATTTAtcctattataaaatttaaactaaaataaatcTTAAAGCATTCCCACATGgtcatgtcaaaaaaaaaaaatgtggagCAACTTAAAATATTTATAGTGGTGGATGTGTTTTTCCCCTCACTAATGATGGAATATATAAACTTGACATACTTGAAATCTTAAACTTGGATATTACAAAATGTACAAGCGAATGCAAGATTCTACTTAACTAAAATTtgcaaagaaataataataatatcactACAATAAATCTatcaattaataatatttttttgaatCACGCTTAAAATAATGGCACATGATATATTATAAATGTGATCAAAATAAATAATCATCATTGAAGGTATAATTTAcgcaataattaaaaatttttgaaatatatttggtgtgaaaatttacctttaaaaatatttggtgagaagtgtttTTGTGATAAATTTTATCGTCATTAATGTAAATTCTTATTAgtgatgaattattttatttattttagattattatatttatatcTTTGCTATAAGGTTTTGTTCGTGACAAATTGATTTTTCGTATTTATAATATAAATGATGACATgctatttttgtcaaaaaaaagGTTTAATATGACAAACACAACAATTTTAACTttttgtttgtaacacccctaacttgaccCAATCGTTGAGTCAAGGTATCGAGATGTCACATTCGTTGCTGAAGTAACTACAATCGCTCCAATTCAATTGAACATTTTTATTCATGTTGATAAGATCaaaatatgattaaaatattATTCAAATACTTATCCGAGCTTAaaacgagcttacgaaagctctcaTGGTGATTAGAGGTTGTTAAAGGACCAAAATGTGAAGTTCCAAACTATTGAGATCTcatcgtgtaacacccctcactcgtatccaacaccgggacagggctcgaggcattaccagacttaaacattcatcaACCTACAGAACCGGGTCACCAAATTTCGCCCAAAAATTAAAACTTCTAGAAcatatgcatatcatcccttatacaggccatTAAGGCCTAAAATCTACATTAGGGCGGTTCAGGACAAAACTGAAAACATTcggtaaactttgggcaacttaaaaGTTTCTAGCTTAGgagtgtcacacgctcgtgtaaaTGGGCTGTgtagactcacacgcccgtgtggcttggggtaCGCCCATGCCTTTAGTccatgggcaacactgacttttaaacacggccatggcacatgcccgtgtggactgCTCGTGTTCAATACTGACTTTGGGACATggctatgggacacgcccgtgtagcctaCCCGTGCCTTatactaacttaaaattaaaCATCCATGTTTAGGGCGCTaacaacttattaccatatcacacatttattccatggccatgaccacctcgaatggtcctaaggcattcaccatgtacatatgccatatacttcttatacatagtgaacaagcataatcacatacccatatcacaagacatttacacatatcatggatgaatagacttacaagccaaaatcattataagccacatctcatggctacatacaacaaatcattataagccaatacatttggctatttACAACAACATCGATCATAGAagaactaagtccctatacatgccactcacttgaacatGTTCAACATATACATGTCAATACTCCAAGGGTAaaagctcgatagtgtgatgctgcctccgacgatctccaaccccgagctgacctgtcaAAACTAGAAAAAATGgaaagggggagtaagctttacgcttagtaagtccatatgaaaataataagcattataataacATGTTACCTTAGGTAAAATaactataattatgcttttattcatattctggtcaagctgtctactcgagtcatagtcgataaattatttataactcgagctaaggaactccaaattaatatccattAATTTTtgcagaaactagactcatatctcttcttatcataaaatttttagaatttttggtttagccaataagtacagtttattattcaaattctcccctgtttggctgtttgatagcttcgacctttttcactaaaatttatttatctcctagtacgagactcggataatgttcccatctCTTTATCCTAAAAGTATACTCATAAATATTTCAGTaatatgaattttaactcataattatttttgaaaaaaattctagtgattttccaaagttgagacaggggagtcTAGAATCACTCCGACTCTATCtaacaagaattcaaatatctcatgatacagaatttttttgcttacaccgtttcctttatgtgaaactagactcattaagctttaatcccatattttattcagtatttaaatcaattttcacaatttttggtgaattttcaaattcaaaccAATGCTGTTGTACCAAATCTATCTTAGTGCAACATGataataaccatcacaaatttttcATAGAAATTATTatcataaatatcattcattcatttgcaccatCGTCATaattccatttcatttcacatgtcaaacacgtGCTCATAGGTTTCgagtacttacctgtgctatcatttagcacTGCACTCGCCCAAACATGACAACTCACATGcatcataatattatcatataacatacattatgtatcatggaaagaactttttatttcatttctcataataatctcgttgaatttcttagaatctcgatggatatcccattcaccgtcaatttatacaagtgatcatttcatatgAGCACTCCTGTGAACTtcacatcttacggtgggattaccagtccaggctaaatcccccgtaatataaactcatggagtgatgtcgggattactagtccaggctaaataccTTGTAATGACAAGCattcttaatgagctcggatctgaattaccagtccaggctaaattcagaccccaactgtccgggctaaatccttaatgcatacatattcttcaggaggctcaatcacttaaggaacacccgtctgggctaggtcctttctatatttgagatcaacggattacccgtccgggctaaatccttttctgcaacacatgcaggatctcaagtcatgtaagccatagtttatccatcgaatttccctttttattcaatcgatattttttttctctttccattAAGTATCTCATTAGGCATAGCCGCTCATGCAATTTACATCCAATTTAACACATTTgcatgtttatttagacattagtccagaagataaacatggtattgcatataattataatttggcatttgttacaatatataatcttcatatcaactaaataaatatccatcacacaatgttaacacatcaatttaggTTCAattatgaacaataataatatcattgcattatcattgacatatgaacttacctcggtttcgagtacgactatttatttcgagtttgtgcttaaccttgttcaacctaGTTCTAcgcccgaatcttgttttccttgatctataatatcatatttagcctaataattagtcacattattcataggggtccaaaaatcatatttttacaagttttcattttgacccctaaacttttgcatatttgcactttttccccaatgctcggaaattaaaattcatcctattttcttatgttttatgacatgctgatcattttttgtaacaccccgtacccgataccgtcgccgaagtcggacacgaggggttcacagactaaatttcacttgtcacacagaccaatttaacatttccagacaagctggctaactgcgtcactgtcaccttaaaaatcatatctcgagttccagaactcccagttccgtaaatttttcctgaaactagactcataattacatctacacatttttttctagaatttttggtcaagccaattagtacattttattagttaaagtctcccctgtttcagggttcgactacactgacctttgcgcgttacgacttggatatcttcctttacagggctccaacacttatgccgtttgtttctaatgaaactagactcacaaataaaTCTGTACATGTAGAGAATAatttctaattctctctggttgatttgtagtgaattttcaaagtcggaataagggatccagaaaccgttctggccctgtttcacaaaatcctgaatatctcttaaaatccgactcatatgaccgattcgtttcttccatatgaaagtaggttcatcaaggttcaattacataatttattcactatttaattccattcctactatttttagtgatttttcacatccacatcactgctgctgccagcatctattttaaggtaaactttacctattccatgatcctccatggatcaactaaggtttGTCATACATTTACCAAAAATGATTATGAATAACCATGTCAAGAgtataacaccgaaaataatcagccatggcaTATGGCCTAATGATCAATTAAACCTCAactattcctcatccaaaaccgaacatttatgccattttcgcatggctaaaaggttacataccaaatttcaaccaaacataataacctatacatgccgaaattttctcctagaccaactaagaagaaaataccaaaagttgctagccggtgtgatgacttcgacgacggtcccgaacacacaaaatggatcaagaacctaaaaagCAACaagtaagcacaccaaatgagtacataactcagtaagtcataagcattactctaccgtccaacaataatacTCATAAGGGAAAAacaataatacaaaatcaattttttcCAACCATAACCAACTATGCTAAAATCTCTTatatttttggttcgatctcatgccaagttcTTCAATCAAATCAAAGGCCAAgccagcccaatcgatttagatccatttcctcaattTGGGACACACGATGCATTAGATGAATTTATGCATTCACCACACAAAATCCATTTCgaaatttagttagtagctcaatcacttacctcgttcatgcacaatttatatcaacaaccgaatgaTGCACACAtcgtgcttattatgttcgcacacatagtgccatggtaaatcgcacacatagtgccatagtaaatcgcacacttagtgcaatagagaatccctcatgcttcaacctcccaatcggcacacatagtgccacataaagtTGAgctagcacacttagtgccatacatttcaagcttgcacacttagtgccaacctCGTCACCGTActcacttattgcccgcacacttagtgccgaaccaaactctctacacatttcactacccctttttacattcaacaatatcatctttccatacacatacatttgtatacatttcatctcattaaacacttTTGCATAGGTATTTCGATCAtttaatcaataccaaatatatgcttaatgacttacctcgtgttgggcaaataattccaagttggctactcgatgaccttcgatttccccttgttggacgcctctcctttaggatcttgagcttaaacaaataaaggaactcattcaaccgctttggtacatacattggtatccacattttaatgatcttatgacattcggaacgacatggtaaaatttttatcttgctaccttatgttcttggctattcggctaatagccttatgcaattaccatgctatcaaaatccaatcacacatatacatatacatattcagtatattaggtaaccacccttactaactacccattttagtcgattttatacaatcaaaggcaatatcataaatgggtatacttacatagccgaatgtgctaaaattgatctaacatcacctatacacttgattaaatggccgaatacctctaCTATCAATTATggtatcatttttattctttcaaacacatagtttcctcccatgaacacttggccgaattttcttttctcttctagcatagcttcacatctatttgtaacatcctataaacccacatatatcacattcctacataaatttcttttacttttcctctacttccattcacaacatcaaatgcaccatacacatatatcattacaaagcttgacacttagcaagcaaatgacatcaacacaaatccaccttagccgaaacttaactcattttcatgcctcatcaccacaacatcaacatcaaacatcaacaaaaagacaacacccatggccgaatatcatccccatctcatagcaaagatttagaccatgggttaggtagagctcaaactaacaactaaaaacatgcatgaacctcatggataacatcaaacataccttagtctagcaaactcccatggctgattttctcaagctctccccccctttcttcttaggacattcggccaagcaaagaaaaaatgaaaggatggacactttttttttcttttctttgttttcatcatattccttttttttcattactttattctttctaacataaccattaactaaacatgttggcaacatgtttccactcatagcatggccggccatcatgctctattttggctaatttgacatgcaaggacaaccactttcccacatgtattaataggccaccttacatttgcctagcacatttctaaattttctcacataagtcctatttgataaaattcacttacaattaacaaaatccaaacatgaaattttcacacatgcatatgtacatataatgagcatcaatttttgacgattaattatttttgtgactcggtttagtggtcccgaaaccactttccgactagggtcaatttagggctgtcacatttttcataactatgacaacccccaatttccactaaatcacccatttatggctaattttacaacttttacaaaacagtCCTTTTGGACGTTAtcatcgaaaatcgcttagtaaaagtcgtttattaaacAACCAacactcattttataccattagacatcaaaataaaagcatgtcattcatgggtaaatttttaaacacaaaccttagctcaaaataatggtagaaatagctagagcatgttaccgagatttcaaaaatgtaaagaacattaaaaacggggctcggaatcacttactattaagctcgGAAGCTTGaccaaaccttaaccatggctgcccTAGGTAAATTCGGCTGAAGCAAGAATAAAGGGACACAttggggttttaaaatttgtcttttaatttattttaaccctaaatgaccaaaatgccctttttgcctttctttgaaaatttatccatccaaggccatttttgtccaacaagttatacaatggtctaattaccatttaaggacctcccatttaaaatttcataacaatttgatacctctaacatgtataacttaacttttgcactttttacaatttagtccttttgaccaaattgagtgcccaaac
Above is a genomic segment from Gossypium arboreum isolate Shixiya-1 chromosome 8, ASM2569848v2, whole genome shotgun sequence containing:
- the LOC108468169 gene encoding pentatricopeptide repeat-containing protein At5g66520-like — its product is MSVSKYVKASQRCLSLLEQCRTMSQIKQMHSHLIVSASHLDPFAAGKIISFFAVSSNADISHAYKLFLSLQHRTTFIWNAIIRIFVEKNENATALSLYKNMLQTGFLPNNYTFSFVLRACTDKSPVGLASHAQVIKLGWESYDFVLNGLIHLYANWSSMEAARKLFDVSTCRDVITWTALINGYVKSGQVEFARELFDQMPERNEVSWSAMITGYVHIGMFREALELFNDMQLTGLRPNHAGIVGALTACSYLGSLDHGRWIHAYVDRNGMELDRVLGTALVDMYAKCGCIEIACSVFEKMPDKDVFAFTSLISGLANHGQSADAIQLFGRMQSEKVIPNEVTFICVLSACSRMGLVDEGLRIFNCMSVVYGIEPGVQHYGCMVDLLGRAGLLEEAKRLVREMPMEPDSYVLGALLNSCRVHGDVELGKETVESLVERGLDHGGVHVLLSNMYASSNQWDWVVKVRKEMGAKKVRKVPGCSSIEIDGSVSEFIAGDMSYLRVEDVMLVLLGIDNHLKCLFLADDNTNSNMIAY